A single window of Thermodesulfobacteriota bacterium DNA harbors:
- a CDS encoding VOC family protein, giving the protein MKVNKIDHICIAVKDLEAARKIWEPILGKSGPDDSYIDETEKIRVARYWIGEVGFELMESTTPDGEVTKYIEKKGEGMMVLSLNVDNTEEATEELKAKGYQFVGGMRTFRNCKYTFIHPKTVNGVLLELIDYPWDEWKKG; this is encoded by the coding sequence ATGAAAGTCAACAAGATAGATCACATCTGCATTGCCGTCAAAGACCTTGAGGCGGCCCGAAAGATCTGGGAGCCTATCCTCGGAAAGTCCGGGCCCGACGACTCCTATATTGACGAGACGGAAAAGATCAGGGTGGCCCGATACTGGATCGGGGAGGTCGGTTTCGAACTGATGGAATCGACCACACCGGATGGCGAGGTGACGAAGTACATCGAAAAAAAGGGCGAGGGGATGATGGTCCTCAGCCTCAATGTCGACAACACCGAAGAGGCGACCGAGGAGTTGAAGGCAAAAGGCTACCAATTTGTCGGAGGGATGAGGACCTTTCGGAACTGCAAATATACGTTCATCCATCCCAAAACGGTGAACGGCGTGCTCCTGGAGCTGATCGACTATCCCTGGGACGAGTGGAAAAAAGGGTAG
- a CDS encoding TRAP transporter small permease produces the protein MASPSKFTFKKIPLFVSSVSLVVMMLVTVVHVIGRLFFASPLYGGVEIISLAGIFLISFALSYTQAERSHIIIEILIHRLPKRARSVFMIFSLLISSAAVMLLGWGALLYTYDAVIKRGSKTPILHLPAAPFRVILVLGCLLLLGYFALHLVETFKTLLRKEVD, from the coding sequence ATGGCTTCTCCCTCAAAGTTTACGTTTAAAAAGATTCCCCTCTTCGTCTCCTCCGTCTCCCTTGTCGTGATGATGTTGGTCACGGTGGTCCACGTCATCGGCCGACTCTTCTTCGCCTCTCCTTTGTATGGGGGCGTGGAGATCATTAGCCTCGCGGGAATCTTTCTCATCTCCTTTGCGTTAAGCTACACCCAGGCGGAGCGTTCCCACATCATTATCGAGATCCTGATCCACAGGCTTCCCAAACGAGCCCGGTCGGTCTTCATGATCTTCTCCCTCCTGATCAGCTCTGCGGCCGTCATGCTTCTGGGATGGGGGGCGCTGCTTTATACCTACGACGCTGTCATCAAGCGGGGTTCGAAAACCCCTATTCTTCACCTTCCAGCTGCGCCTTTCAGGGTGATCTTGGTTTTGGGATGTCTCCTTCTCTTGGGCTATTTTGCCCTTCATCTGGTGGAGACCTTCAAGACCTTACTGAGGAAGGAGGTTGATTAG
- a CDS encoding TRAP transporter large permease, whose product MSPFLCGILGIIVILLLLLLGVPIGAAMMLVGFLGFAYLTTLKAAFNVLGTVSYGLISNYDWLVLPLFLLMGTVLFRAGLGQSLFRLAYSIFGRLPGGLAIAALGACSIFSAVSASSIATAATIGTSAIPAMRSYKYDTSLATGCIAAGGTLGFLIPPSTIMIIYGILTETSIVKLFTAGIVPGIILSLMFMAMVYGRVRLNPSIAPRGEKTTFKEKLSAAAECGEMLILIVLVLGGLIIGWFTPTEAGAIAAFGAIVLSLIRKKINWQGLKDSVTDAVKTTGMIFFCALGAFILIPFFAVSTIPMELANYIVGLGIHPVLVMGCIILLYIILGCFIDTMAMVLLTVPIFFPVVKNLGFDPIWFGILIVLLVEMAMITPPIGMNVYIIAGVAKDVPMETIFKGIFPFCLTILAFVILLVAFPQIALFLPAVIK is encoded by the coding sequence ATGAGCCCGTTCCTCTGCGGTATCTTAGGGATAATCGTCATCCTCCTTCTCCTGCTGCTGGGAGTCCCCATCGGCGCAGCCATGATGTTGGTGGGCTTTCTCGGGTTCGCCTACCTCACGACCCTTAAGGCGGCCTTCAATGTCCTGGGAACGGTCTCCTATGGGCTGATCTCCAATTATGACTGGTTGGTCCTTCCGCTCTTCCTCCTCATGGGGACGGTCCTGTTCCGGGCAGGTCTTGGGCAGAGCCTTTTCAGGTTGGCCTATAGTATCTTCGGCCGATTGCCCGGGGGCCTGGCCATCGCCGCCCTCGGAGCCTGCAGCATCTTCTCGGCAGTGAGCGCCTCGAGCATCGCCACGGCCGCAACCATCGGGACCTCGGCCATCCCCGCCATGCGAAGTTACAAATATGATACGAGCCTGGCCACGGGCTGCATCGCCGCAGGGGGAACCCTGGGATTTCTCATCCCGCCCAGCACCATCATGATCATCTACGGGATTCTTACCGAGACCTCTATCGTGAAGCTCTTCACTGCGGGCATCGTCCCCGGGATCATCCTGAGCCTCATGTTCATGGCGATGGTCTACGGTCGGGTACGGCTCAATCCCTCGATTGCCCCTCGTGGAGAGAAGACCACCTTCAAAGAAAAATTGAGTGCCGCCGCTGAATGTGGAGAGATGTTAATCCTGATCGTGCTGGTGCTCGGTGGGTTGATCATCGGATGGTTTACCCCTACAGAAGCAGGAGCCATAGCCGCTTTTGGTGCAATCGTCTTATCTCTCATCAGAAAGAAAATCAACTGGCAGGGGCTCAAGGATAGCGTCACGGATGCTGTGAAAACGACAGGAATGATCTTCTTCTGCGCCCTCGGCGCCTTCATCCTCATCCCCTTCTTCGCGGTGAGCACGATCCCCATGGAGCTGGCCAATTACATCGTGGGGCTGGGCATCCATCCCGTCCTGGTGATGGGCTGTATCATCCTCCTCTATATCATCCTCGGCTGTTTCATCGATACGATGGCCATGGTCCTTTTGACGGTCCCCATCTTCTTCCCCGTGGTCAAAAACCTCGGCTTCGATCCCATCTGGTTCGGCATCCTGATCGTCCTCCTGGTGGAGATGGCCATGATCACCCCGCCCATCGGGATGAACGTCTACATCATCGCCGGCGTGGCCAAAGACGTTCCCATGGAGACCATCTTCAAGGGGATCTTTCCCTTCTGCCTGACGATCCTGGCCTTCGTGATCCTTCTGGTGGCCTTTCCCCAGATCGCCCTCTTCCTGCCCGCTGTGATCAAGTGA
- a CDS encoding aminotransferase class III-fold pyridoxal phosphate-dependent enzyme — protein sequence MKNVERLNIRRSLELFEEAKTLVPGGVLGARKPSDFIEGEYPIFLEYGKGCRLIDVDGNEYIDFLCGYGPIILGYREEEVDEAVIRQIREKGFCFTLTQRYQNELAKKLSQIVPCSEMSIFLKTGSDATTASIRIARAHTNRIKVIRCGYHGWHDWCVEMKGGIPPKLYEDVYEFRYNDLDQLEDLMKQHGDQTAAIILTPFGHPLHQKMEEPKPGFLEGVRALATKYGAVLIFDEIRTGFRLRLGGAQQLYGVTPDLAVLGKGMANGYAISVVTGKAEVMMAAAQKLFISSTFFPNSDGFIAALKTIEILERDKVLDKIWERGGRFLKKLQTIVDKYEVGAELSGVAPMFFITFKRDKAETHRARRETFYTQLIRRGIFFAPHHHGYICYRHTDQDLDFVADAIDESLAYLSQKFKVSF from the coding sequence ATGAAGAACGTGGAAAGGTTGAATATCCGTCGAAGTCTGGAACTCTTTGAGGAGGCCAAAACATTGGTGCCGGGCGGGGTCCTCGGCGCCCGCAAACCGAGCGACTTCATCGAGGGCGAATATCCCATCTTCCTCGAATACGGCAAGGGCTGCCGTCTGATCGATGTGGACGGCAACGAGTACATCGACTTTCTCTGCGGCTACGGGCCGATCATCCTGGGCTACCGGGAGGAAGAGGTGGACGAAGCGGTGATCCGACAGATCCGGGAGAAGGGGTTCTGCTTCACCCTCACCCAGAGATACCAGAACGAACTGGCGAAGAAGCTGAGCCAGATCGTCCCCTGCTCCGAGATGTCCATCTTTTTGAAGACCGGCTCCGATGCCACCACGGCCAGCATCCGGATCGCCCGGGCCCACACCAACCGGATCAAGGTGATCCGGTGTGGTTATCACGGTTGGCACGACTGGTGTGTCGAGATGAAAGGCGGGATCCCCCCGAAGTTATACGAGGACGTCTATGAGTTCCGATATAACGATCTCGATCAGCTCGAGGACCTGATGAAACAGCACGGCGATCAGACCGCGGCCATCATCCTGACCCCTTTCGGCCATCCCCTCCACCAGAAGATGGAGGAACCCAAGCCCGGCTTCCTCGAAGGGGTGAGGGCGCTGGCCACGAAATATGGCGCGGTCCTGATCTTCGACGAGATCCGGACGGGCTTCAGGCTTCGTCTCGGAGGGGCCCAGCAGCTTTACGGCGTGACCCCAGATCTGGCCGTCCTCGGAAAGGGGATGGCCAACGGATATGCGATCAGCGTCGTGACCGGAAAGGCCGAGGTCATGATGGCGGCGGCCCAGAAGCTCTTCATCTCCTCCACCTTCTTCCCGAACAGCGACGGGTTCATCGCCGCCCTCAAGACGATCGAGATCCTCGAGCGGGACAAGGTCCTTGATAAGATCTGGGAGAGGGGAGGACGTTTTTTAAAAAAGCTCCAGACCATCGTCGACAAGTATGAGGTCGGAGCCGAATTGAGCGGGGTGGCGCCGATGTTCTTCATCACCTTCAAGCGGGACAAGGCCGAGACCCATCGGGCCAGAAGGGAGACCTTCTACACCCAGCTCATCCGGAGGGGAATCTTCTTCGCCCCCCATCATCACGGATACATCTGTTACCGTCATACCGATCAGGACCTCGACTTCGTGGCCGATGCGATTGACGAGTCCCTCGCTTATCTGAGCCAAAAATTTAAAGTCAGCTTTTGA
- a CDS encoding FadR family transcriptional regulator, translating to MTAKFNPVKQSRVSEGVINQIKNSILLGQFKAGERLPSERELAEEFRVSRMAIREALRALELSGFIETRQGINGGAFVTDLTFEHLGNAFLDLFLADKISIPEMLQVRLLIEPEVARLATQNINPTSIQRLREALELEELPPTSLLHDVEIKQNFHFILAEMAGNRFFEAIVRSLLKLTKNLVLGVDVGPRFIHPAGMHRKVAEAVFSGNPEEAYEAMRRHTLEFGEKLIELEKTYRQRKALLSYEGPFSDR from the coding sequence ATGACAGCCAAATTTAACCCTGTTAAACAGTCAAGGGTTTCAGAAGGGGTGATCAACCAGATCAAAAATTCCATCCTTCTCGGCCAGTTCAAGGCGGGCGAACGGTTGCCCTCGGAAAGGGAGCTTGCCGAGGAGTTCAGGGTGAGCCGGATGGCGATCCGGGAGGCCCTCCGAGCCCTGGAGTTATCGGGTTTCATCGAGACCCGACAGGGAATCAATGGCGGAGCCTTTGTAACGGATCTCACCTTTGAACACCTGGGCAATGCCTTTCTCGACCTCTTCTTGGCCGACAAGATCTCCATCCCCGAGATGTTACAGGTTCGCCTCCTCATCGAACCGGAGGTCGCCCGGCTTGCCACCCAGAACATCAATCCGACCTCAATTCAGAGATTGAGAGAGGCCCTTGAGCTGGAAGAACTCCCTCCCACCTCCTTACTTCACGATGTCGAGATCAAACAGAACTTCCATTTCATCCTGGCCGAGATGGCGGGCAACCGGTTCTTCGAGGCCATCGTAAGGTCCCTCTTGAAGTTGACCAAAAATTTGGTCTTGGGAGTGGATGTGGGGCCCCGTTTCATTCACCCTGCAGGGATGCATCGAAAGGTGGCAGAGGCCGTTTTTTCAGGAAATCCTGAAGAGGCTTATGAGGCGATGAGGCGACACACCCTCGAATTCGGTGAAAAACTGATCGAATTGGAGAAGACCTATCGACAGAGGAAGGCCCTTCTCTCCTACGAAGGCCCGTTCTCCGATCGATAA
- a CDS encoding HAD family phosphatase, which translates to MGKSGTYRLAIFDLDGTLTKERSIWEYIHVRLGKWHGQAEEYQRQFLAGKISYQEFCERDAEVWRGMRVDELRRIIQTVPFYPGAEELISYLKTKGLKLSIISSGLSLLSDWVHQRFGFDFSVANELLLEDGVLNGKVNIRVHYDQKAEWVGRILTRFNLPPEEALAIGDSHGDLEMFQRVGFSVAFNPSCPDLEKIASVSVRSENLADVIPKLPV; encoded by the coding sequence ATGGGAAAAAGTGGCACCTACAGGTTAGCCATCTTCGATCTGGATGGGACGCTTACGAAGGAACGATCCATCTGGGAATATATCCATGTCCGCCTGGGGAAGTGGCATGGCCAGGCCGAGGAGTATCAGAGGCAGTTTTTGGCGGGAAAGATCTCCTACCAGGAATTTTGCGAACGCGATGCCGAGGTCTGGAGAGGGATGAGGGTGGATGAGTTGAGGCGGATCATCCAAACCGTTCCTTTCTACCCTGGGGCTGAAGAATTGATCTCCTATCTGAAGACAAAAGGGTTGAAACTTTCCATCATCTCCTCCGGCCTATCCCTTCTCTCCGACTGGGTCCATCAACGATTCGGTTTTGACTTTTCCGTTGCCAACGAGCTCCTTTTGGAAGATGGGGTCTTAAACGGAAAGGTGAACATCCGGGTCCACTATGACCAGAAGGCGGAGTGGGTGGGGAGGATCCTCACCCGGTTCAATCTCCCTCCCGAAGAGGCCCTTGCCATCGGTGACAGCCACGGCGACCTGGAGATGTTTCAGAGGGTTGGCTTTTCGGTGGCCTTTAACCCTTCCTGTCCCGACCTTGAAAAGATCGCCAGCGTCTCCGTTCGGAGCGAGAACCTGGCCGATGTGATTCCCAAACTTCCCGTTTAA
- the dctP gene encoding TRAP transporter substrate-binding protein DctP, producing MNKSTLGIFAALLLVALLSGGYLKTADALELRISHMAPAGSMYDKQITAWAKKIEEESKGRLTFRIFPGGTLIGPFVTYDGIEKGVADIGASYRYARAGAELTGMISMFLAGLPDATTASRITLEVWKKFPEFRKEWESVKVLWTHASGPAVVATTKPVRVMADLKGLSLRSPVPEASDALKELGGTPVSMTSADMVIGIQKGTVHGGLVFKEAIESFKIPIKYVTEFGMYCSSNWFMVMNWDSWKKIPPDLQKIIDASLEWGRSESIKAFDAADASAVNYAKGQGVEFIKLAPAEEAAWFAKVDASNRRHAAALDAKGYPATKVLEFINSIRK from the coding sequence ATGAATAAAAGCACCTTAGGAATCTTCGCTGCTCTACTTTTAGTCGCCCTCCTCTCTGGCGGTTATCTGAAAACGGCAGACGCCCTGGAGCTCCGAATCAGCCATATGGCCCCTGCAGGCTCGATGTACGACAAGCAGATCACGGCCTGGGCCAAGAAGATCGAGGAGGAGAGCAAGGGCCGTTTGACCTTCCGGATCTTTCCCGGAGGCACCCTGATTGGTCCCTTTGTGACCTATGACGGGATCGAAAAGGGTGTGGCAGATATCGGCGCCAGCTACCGGTATGCCAGGGCAGGGGCCGAGCTGACCGGAATGATCTCCATGTTCTTGGCCGGCCTGCCGGATGCCACCACAGCCTCCCGGATCACCTTGGAGGTCTGGAAAAAGTTTCCCGAATTCCGAAAGGAATGGGAGAGCGTCAAGGTCTTATGGACCCATGCCTCCGGGCCAGCGGTGGTGGCCACCACCAAACCGGTCCGGGTCATGGCCGACCTCAAAGGGCTCTCCTTGAGATCCCCTGTTCCCGAAGCCTCCGATGCGTTGAAAGAATTGGGGGGTACCCCGGTCAGCATGACCAGTGCGGACATGGTCATCGGCATCCAGAAGGGGACGGTCCACGGCGGTCTGGTCTTTAAAGAAGCCATCGAATCTTTTAAGATCCCCATCAAGTATGTCACGGAATTCGGGATGTACTGTTCAAGCAACTGGTTCATGGTGATGAACTGGGACAGCTGGAAGAAGATTCCGCCGGACCTACAGAAGATCATCGATGCCAGCCTCGAATGGGGAAGAAGCGAATCGATCAAGGCCTTCGATGCGGCCGATGCCTCTGCCGTGAATTATGCGAAAGGCCAGGGGGTGGAGTTTATCAAGCTGGCTCCTGCGGAAGAAGCGGCCTGGTTCGCCAAGGTGGATGCAAGCAACCGGAGACATGCGGCAGCCCTGGATGCCAAGGGGTACCCGGCGACCAAGGTGCTGGAGTTTATCAACAGCATCAGGAAGTAG
- a CDS encoding saccharopine dehydrogenase NADP-binding domain-containing protein, which produces MKALVVGGTGGMGQGVARDLVKQDKVKQVILGDINVDPGRVQEKLRTSDKVQLKRIDVNDPRGMVEAIREADVVINCAGPFYKTAVAVARAAVEAKVNYIDICDDYEATEILFSSEIDQAARAAGITVLTGMGSDPGTNNVLVKYFAEQLDRVEDIALFWVVSIAELSGAAWDHSLHMTLGQIPQYLDGKLVYVEGGTGEEMAEFLEPLGVCKVRYVGHPQPLTIPRYLPGVKNVVIKGALIPAWVDDLIKEQRDTGFLSKEPIEVKGAKVAPYDLTLQLWGTIPQNRDRGPQSSGLKVIVKGERQGKGVTYTADMAGRMAPGTGLPASIAALMMAAGDVTVKGVVAPEGCIDPKKFLSAMIQRGAKIHLTETIRSILSL; this is translated from the coding sequence ATGAAGGCATTGGTGGTCGGTGGCACAGGAGGCATGGGTCAGGGAGTGGCCCGTGACCTCGTCAAGCAGGACAAGGTGAAACAAGTGATTTTGGGGGACATCAATGTCGATCCCGGCCGGGTGCAGGAGAAACTCCGCACCAGCGATAAGGTCCAGCTCAAAAGGATCGATGTGAATGACCCTCGGGGCATGGTGGAGGCCATCCGAGAGGCCGACGTGGTCATCAACTGTGCCGGCCCTTTCTATAAGACGGCGGTCGCCGTGGCCCGCGCGGCGGTCGAAGCCAAGGTCAACTACATCGATATCTGCGATGATTACGAGGCCACGGAGATCCTCTTCTCCTCCGAGATCGACCAAGCGGCCAGGGCCGCGGGGATCACCGTTCTCACGGGGATGGGCTCCGACCCCGGAACGAACAACGTCCTCGTCAAATACTTCGCCGAACAACTCGACCGGGTGGAGGACATCGCCCTCTTCTGGGTCGTCAGCATTGCGGAGCTCTCGGGAGCGGCCTGGGATCACAGCCTCCACATGACCCTCGGACAGATCCCCCAGTATCTCGATGGGAAACTCGTTTACGTGGAAGGGGGAACGGGAGAGGAGATGGCCGAGTTCCTCGAGCCCCTCGGGGTCTGCAAGGTCCGGTATGTGGGCCATCCCCAGCCCCTCACCATCCCTCGCTACCTCCCAGGGGTCAAGAACGTGGTGATCAAAGGCGCCCTCATCCCAGCCTGGGTCGACGACCTGATCAAGGAGCAGAGGGATACGGGCTTTCTGAGCAAGGAACCGATCGAGGTCAAGGGCGCCAAGGTCGCCCCCTACGACCTCACCCTTCAGCTCTGGGGCACCATCCCCCAGAACCGAGATCGGGGGCCCCAATCCTCGGGCCTGAAGGTGATCGTCAAGGGCGAGCGGCAGGGGAAAGGGGTGACCTATACCGCTGATATGGCGGGCCGAATGGCGCCGGGAACCGGACTTCCCGCCTCGATTGCCGCCCTGATGATGGCCGCAGGCGATGTGACCGTAAAAGGGGTCGTCGCCCCGGAAGGCTGTATCGATCCAAAGAAGTTTCTATCGGCGATGATTCAGAGAGGGGCAAAAATCCACCTGACCGAGACGATCCGGTCGATCCTCTCCCTTTAA
- a CDS encoding phosphatase PAP2 family protein, whose protein sequence is MDWELQFMRWANGWWSSPLLDHLLPWLTHLGSHLAVIALLGLSLVLPRQRKAFPHLLSLYGIQLVVIYGLKFLVQRQRPLHFLPEIGSKLSFGPGEILDPSFPSAHSALGFMMAAFFSQRYPRYAIVFYILAGFIAWSRLYLGLHYPTDILAGVLLGYGISKGLFYYLKRKGKEIYRSENGPS, encoded by the coding sequence ATGGATTGGGAATTGCAATTCATGCGTTGGGCCAACGGGTGGTGGAGCAGCCCGCTACTCGATCATCTCCTTCCTTGGCTCACCCATCTCGGGAGCCATCTTGCCGTCATCGCCCTTCTGGGGCTCAGCCTGGTCCTCCCCAGACAGAGAAAGGCCTTTCCCCATCTCCTCTCCCTTTATGGGATCCAGTTGGTCGTGATCTATGGTCTGAAGTTTCTCGTCCAGCGCCAGAGGCCCCTTCATTTCCTGCCAGAGATCGGTTCGAAACTATCCTTCGGTCCAGGAGAGATCCTCGACCCCAGTTTTCCCAGTGCCCATTCCGCTTTAGGCTTTATGATGGCGGCCTTCTTTTCCCAGAGGTATCCTCGATACGCGATCGTTTTTTATATCTTGGCGGGATTCATCGCATGGAGCCGCCTCTATCTGGGGCTCCATTACCCTACCGATATCCTGGCCGGAGTCTTGCTGGGTTACGGAATTTCGAAGGGGCTCTTTTATTATCTAAAAAGAAAGGGGAAGGAGATTTATCGATCGGAGAACGGGCCTTCGTAG
- a CDS encoding AMP-binding protein translates to MVKKLLQELCRYKIGTYADVLYRNALLYPDKEAFVYGPKRVTFSAFNAKVNRLVHALQAMGLKKGDGIGLLSWNCLEVTEINGAAMKGGFIAVPFSPRLQAGELIEVITDSGVKILFVGKELIPLVNSLKERLPDIGQFISLEEKVPEMTFYDDLLARFTETEPETDVDENDPFIIFYTSGTTGTPRGALYTHNKKIEEARTKILTAGLRHQDK, encoded by the coding sequence ATGGTCAAAAAGCTCCTCCAAGAATTATGCCGTTATAAGATCGGCACCTATGCCGACGTCCTTTACCGGAATGCGCTTCTGTACCCGGACAAAGAGGCCTTCGTCTACGGTCCGAAAAGGGTCACCTTTTCGGCCTTCAATGCCAAGGTGAACCGGCTCGTCCATGCCCTTCAAGCGATGGGGCTGAAGAAGGGCGATGGCATCGGCCTCCTCTCCTGGAATTGCCTCGAGGTCACGGAAATCAACGGCGCGGCCATGAAAGGCGGATTCATCGCCGTGCCCTTCAGCCCCAGGCTCCAGGCGGGGGAGCTCATTGAGGTCATCACCGATTCTGGGGTCAAGATCCTCTTCGTAGGAAAGGAACTCATCCCCTTGGTGAATTCCCTGAAAGAGCGCCTTCCCGATATCGGACAGTTCATCTCCCTTGAAGAGAAGGTTCCGGAGATGACCTTTTACGACGATCTTCTCGCCCGATTTACGGAAACGGAGCCGGAGACCGATGTGGATGAAAACGACCCCTTCATTATCTTTTACACGAGCGGCACCACCGGCACCCCTCGAGGGGCCCTCTACACCCACAATAAGAAGATCGAAGAGGCGAGGACGAAGATCCTGACCGCAGGCCTGAGGCATCAAGATAAACA
- a CDS encoding AMP-binding protein, whose product MNLASNLERSAFFFPERPAVCENDQTITYKQLNERANRIATALLKMGVKPGDFVGLLFPNSTDWIAVYFGVLKAGAVAITYSSLLRGNELSLLVGHSRPKILFTYDEKLDELYRLRETIGLEKIVSPNGDLSLSRLTESGSSDFKAIDRDRTDTAAILYTGGTTGTPKGAMLTHEGIGFSSFSIAHFERNTENDRALCFMPFNHVFGQIHIMNATILSGGCLEILPSFDLGRTLELMAAGRVTKFFAVPTVYVRLLGVSDLSEKLGRLRYCFSAAASLPREIVKQWKERTGIKICESYGMTEGMPVTYNHYYPDWHVVGSVGQPIHGVEVQIRDTEGHLVERGREGEICFRGPIVMKGYLNNPEGNLAAFWEGGWLRSGDIGLFDENGYLYIVDRLKDMIITGGENVYPREVEEVLYTRPEIQECAVVGLPDKEWGERVTAFIVPKPGQTVSPDELKLFLKSRLSPFKVPKEYILVQEMPKSPAGKILKRELKRQFLEKR is encoded by the coding sequence ATGAACCTTGCCTCCAACCTCGAAAGATCTGCCTTCTTCTTTCCGGAAAGGCCCGCCGTATGTGAAAATGATCAAACCATCACCTATAAACAGCTCAATGAGAGGGCCAATAGAATCGCAACAGCCCTTTTGAAAATGGGGGTTAAACCTGGGGATTTCGTTGGCCTTCTCTTCCCCAATTCGACCGATTGGATCGCGGTCTATTTCGGGGTATTAAAGGCTGGCGCGGTCGCCATCACCTATTCGAGCCTTCTAAGAGGAAACGAACTCTCCCTTTTGGTAGGCCATTCGAGACCAAAAATCCTATTCACCTACGACGAGAAACTGGATGAACTTTATAGATTAAGAGAGACCATCGGGTTGGAAAAGATCGTTTCACCCAATGGAGACCTCTCTTTGTCCCGGTTGACGGAATCGGGTTCTTCGGACTTCAAAGCCATCGACCGAGACCGGACGGATACGGCCGCCATCCTCTATACGGGAGGGACAACGGGCACCCCGAAAGGGGCCATGCTCACCCATGAAGGGATCGGCTTCTCCAGTTTCAGCATCGCCCACTTCGAGCGCAATACCGAAAACGACCGGGCCCTATGTTTCATGCCCTTCAACCACGTCTTCGGTCAAATCCATATTATGAACGCCACCATCCTTTCCGGGGGGTGTTTGGAAATCCTTCCCTCCTTCGATCTTGGAAGGACCCTTGAGCTGATGGCCGCCGGTCGGGTCACCAAATTCTTTGCCGTGCCCACCGTCTATGTCCGCCTCCTCGGCGTGAGCGACCTGAGCGAAAAATTGGGCAGACTTCGATACTGCTTCTCTGCCGCCGCTTCTCTCCCCAGGGAGATCGTCAAACAGTGGAAAGAACGGACGGGAATCAAAATCTGCGAATCTTATGGCATGACCGAAGGGATGCCCGTGACCTACAATCATTATTACCCCGACTGGCATGTCGTGGGTTCGGTGGGACAGCCGATCCATGGGGTTGAAGTCCAGATCCGCGACACCGAAGGTCATTTGGTGGAGCGAGGACGCGAGGGCGAGATCTGTTTCCGTGGGCCCATTGTGATGAAAGGCTACCTGAACAATCCGGAGGGGAACCTCGCCGCCTTTTGGGAGGGGGGATGGCTCCGATCGGGCGATATCGGCCTCTTCGATGAAAATGGCTATTTGTATATTGTCGATCGTCTCAAGGATATGATCATCACGGGAGGGGAGAACGTCTATCCGCGAGAGGTTGAAGAGGTGCTCTACACTCGCCCTGAGATTCAGGAGTGCGCTGTGGTGGGCTTGCCGGATAAAGAATGGGGCGAGCGGGTGACCGCCTTTATCGTCCCCAAACCTGGGCAGACCGTTTCACCCGATGAGCTCAAACTCTTCTTGAAATCTCGCCTCTCTCCTTTTAAAGTCCCGAAGGAATACATCCTGGTTCAAGAGATGCCGAAAAGCCCGGCGGGAAAGATTCTGAAAAGGGAGTTGAAGAGGCAATTTCTCGAAAAGAGATGA